A single region of the Marinobacter salinus genome encodes:
- a CDS encoding SLBB domain-containing protein yields MKLKNFILPLALLLPLAATAQSISPSQIAQFQNLPRSQQEALANQYGVDLESLQSSGQQTQRPRDVQVVEPVSNITEDEREKTRDEKEEGQQAAAKNGGLKPFGYNLFKGSPTTFAPVTEIPIPSEYTLGPGDVLRIQLWGKENQNLELPISRDGTVSFPQSGPMNVAGLSFDEARQQIRKQVSEQYIGVQASVSLGELRSMRVFVLGEARNPGSYSVSSLSTITNALYVSGGINQTGSLRNVQLKRNGKLVGTLDLYDLLLKGDSSSDSRMQPGDVIFIPPVGKRAGIEGEVYRPALYELKKENTLSDLVRMAGGLTSQAYPQRINIERTNEDFLRIIVEADYTAAKGKNARVQAGDTVNIPSISDITGQYVEIRGAATRPGRFAWIPGMRVSSVIKNLSADLASVADKRYAVIVRTDKVTDTISVLNLRLRKAIQNPGSGFDIPLQEKDQLLIFSDAGKVKGGEEGREFTRESLFEPVLHRLRIQASPSSPQKTIRISGPVRYPGEYPLPESRQLADAIFVAGGLKDSASFYNAEVARYTTDEDGIGKTNILNVNLADAMAGNGNLTLQSRDRILIKSIPDFAKTSTIELKGEVRYPGEYTFRDGETLRQVIERAGGLTDNAFPKGAVFTRAKLRQLEARRLQEAEDRLQGDLLGVQLEGDGLGGESADRAQQVQSLLEDVQSSRPIGRLVVDLAAVVNNEGYQAIRLQDGDALTVPAIPQAVTVFGEVQFPTSHLHQAGLTVDDYLERSGGPTRQADESRVYVVKADGSVMLPEKSRWFGSRSQQLEPGDTIIMPIDVDRLNQLELWTNVSQIVYQIALGAAAVGNL; encoded by the coding sequence GTGAAGCTGAAAAACTTTATACTCCCCCTAGCTCTGCTGCTCCCCTTGGCAGCCACAGCCCAGTCTATCAGTCCGTCACAGATCGCACAGTTCCAAAACCTGCCTAGGTCCCAGCAGGAAGCATTGGCCAATCAGTATGGGGTGGATCTGGAAAGTCTGCAGTCTTCTGGGCAACAAACTCAGCGTCCCCGGGATGTTCAGGTCGTAGAACCCGTTTCGAATATTACGGAAGACGAACGGGAGAAGACGCGCGATGAGAAGGAGGAAGGTCAGCAAGCCGCGGCCAAGAACGGAGGTCTCAAGCCTTTCGGCTACAACCTTTTCAAGGGTAGCCCGACGACCTTCGCGCCGGTAACCGAAATCCCGATTCCTTCCGAGTACACCCTAGGCCCGGGCGATGTATTGCGTATCCAACTCTGGGGCAAGGAAAACCAGAACCTGGAATTGCCCATCAGCCGGGATGGGACCGTCAGCTTTCCCCAGTCCGGCCCCATGAACGTTGCAGGGCTGAGCTTTGATGAAGCCAGGCAACAGATCCGCAAGCAGGTATCCGAGCAATACATTGGCGTTCAGGCCAGCGTATCCCTAGGCGAGCTGCGCAGCATGCGGGTGTTTGTGCTTGGGGAGGCCCGCAATCCCGGTTCGTACTCAGTAAGCTCTCTGTCAACCATCACCAATGCCCTTTATGTATCCGGTGGGATCAACCAAACCGGCTCTCTGCGAAACGTACAGCTTAAACGCAACGGTAAACTGGTTGGCACCCTGGATCTCTATGACCTGCTACTCAAGGGCGATAGCTCAAGCGACAGCCGCATGCAACCCGGCGACGTCATCTTCATTCCGCCGGTCGGCAAGCGCGCCGGAATCGAGGGCGAAGTATATCGACCCGCACTGTACGAATTGAAAAAAGAAAACACCCTGTCGGACCTGGTTCGTATGGCGGGCGGCCTTACTTCCCAAGCCTATCCGCAGCGCATCAACATTGAACGGACCAATGAAGACTTCCTGCGCATCATTGTCGAAGCGGATTACACTGCAGCCAAAGGGAAAAATGCGCGGGTCCAGGCGGGCGATACGGTGAACATTCCGTCTATCTCGGACATCACTGGCCAGTACGTCGAGATCAGAGGCGCTGCGACTCGCCCCGGCCGTTTTGCGTGGATACCGGGTATGCGGGTAAGTTCGGTGATCAAAAACCTGAGCGCAGACCTAGCCTCAGTCGCCGACAAACGTTACGCGGTTATCGTTCGCACTGATAAAGTGACGGACACCATTTCCGTTCTGAATCTGCGGCTGAGAAAAGCGATACAAAATCCTGGCAGCGGATTCGACATACCCCTGCAGGAGAAAGACCAGCTACTGATCTTCTCTGATGCTGGTAAGGTTAAGGGCGGTGAAGAAGGGCGTGAATTTACCCGTGAAAGCCTGTTCGAGCCTGTACTCCACCGCCTCAGAATCCAGGCCTCGCCATCATCGCCCCAAAAAACCATTCGTATCTCCGGGCCTGTTCGGTACCCCGGTGAATATCCCCTGCCTGAGTCACGTCAGCTGGCAGATGCGATATTCGTAGCGGGCGGCCTGAAGGACTCGGCATCATTTTATAATGCCGAAGTAGCGCGCTACACCACCGATGAAGACGGCATTGGCAAAACGAATATCCTCAATGTGAACCTGGCCGATGCCATGGCTGGTAACGGCAACCTTACCCTCCAAAGCCGAGACAGAATTCTGATTAAGTCCATCCCGGACTTCGCCAAGACCAGCACCATAGAACTTAAAGGTGAGGTGCGTTACCCCGGCGAATACACCTTTCGGGACGGTGAAACCCTCAGGCAAGTTATTGAAAGGGCCGGCGGCCTGACTGATAACGCTTTTCCGAAAGGCGCCGTATTTACCCGGGCCAAACTACGACAGTTGGAAGCCCGGCGGTTGCAGGAAGCAGAGGATCGGCTCCAGGGCGACCTCCTTGGCGTTCAACTTGAGGGTGATGGACTGGGCGGAGAAAGTGCTGACCGAGCTCAGCAGGTTCAGAGTTTGCTGGAAGATGTGCAGAGTAGCAGACCGATCGGCCGCTTGGTCGTCGACCTGGCAGCTGTGGTAAACAACGAAGGCTACCAGGCGATTCGCCTTCAGGATGGTGACGCGCTAACCGTTCCAGCGATTCCGCAGGCCGTTACCGTATTTGGCGAAGTTCAGTTCCCCACCAGCCACCTGCACCAGGCCGGCTTAACCGTGGATGACTACCTTGAACGCTCCGGCGGGCCCACGCGCCAGGCAGACGAAAGCAGAGTGTATGTTGTAAAGGCAGACGGTTCCGTAATGCTGCCGGAGAAAAGCCGTTGGTTCGGCAGCCGAAGCCAGCAGTTGGAGCCAGGTGATACCATCATTATGCCAATCGATGTTGACCGCCTGAACCAGCTTGAACTTTGGACCAACGTGAGCCAGATCGTTTACCAGATTGCTCTGGGTGCAGCGGCAGTAGGAAATCTCTGA
- a CDS encoding Wzz/FepE/Etk N-terminal domain-containing protein gives MTKYEAFSAQPSKELPQYPDDEIDLRELLATLWRGKWVVIATTILFAVAGVFYALSKPNIYQASVLLAPAQDEGGGRGISGQLGGLASLAGISLGNGGDNQTVMAKEVLQSYAFLRDFIDRHELAFPLMATEAWDMESERWVVNRQVFNPETREWLTNEKGESLIPTDWDMVKKFRESHLSLSSNKETGMVTLSIKSQSPPAAAYWAGKMVHDINEYMREQDVQEAEARITYLEDKLSETNISGMQQVFYQLIESETRTVMLANAQDEYIFRTVDPAFVPQEKVGPKRALIVALATTLGLMFATLILFIRLVLNTGKATQ, from the coding sequence ATGACTAAATACGAAGCCTTCTCAGCTCAGCCATCAAAGGAACTGCCCCAATATCCAGACGACGAGATAGACCTGCGCGAGCTTTTGGCCACCTTATGGCGAGGCAAATGGGTTGTGATAGCTACTACGATCCTGTTTGCTGTAGCGGGCGTGTTCTATGCCCTCAGCAAGCCCAATATTTACCAGGCCAGTGTGCTTCTTGCGCCTGCCCAAGACGAAGGAGGGGGGCGCGGCATCAGCGGCCAACTCGGAGGCTTGGCCAGCTTGGCGGGCATCAGCCTCGGCAATGGCGGCGACAACCAAACGGTTATGGCGAAAGAAGTACTGCAATCTTACGCCTTCCTCAGAGACTTCATTGATCGCCACGAGCTCGCCTTCCCCCTTATGGCTACCGAAGCCTGGGACATGGAAAGCGAGAGGTGGGTGGTCAACCGTCAAGTCTTCAACCCGGAGACGCGCGAATGGCTCACCAATGAGAAAGGTGAAAGCCTAATTCCTACCGATTGGGACATGGTGAAAAAGTTCAGAGAAAGTCACCTGAGCCTGTCCAGTAACAAAGAAACCGGAATGGTCACTCTCAGCATCAAAAGCCAGTCGCCCCCCGCCGCCGCATATTGGGCTGGGAAAATGGTGCATGACATCAACGAATACATGCGTGAGCAAGACGTACAAGAAGCAGAAGCCCGCATCACGTATCTGGAAGACAAACTGAGCGAAACTAACATCTCCGGCATGCAGCAAGTGTTCTATCAGCTTATAGAGAGTGAAACCCGCACGGTCATGCTTGCCAACGCTCAAGATGAATACATCTTTAGAACCGTAGATCCGGCTTTCGTTCCTCAAGAGAAAGTCGGACCTAAGAGAGCATTGATAGTTGCTTTAGCAACTACCCTTGGTCTCATGTTTGCGACGTTGATACTTTTCATTCGTCTTGTTCTGAATACAGGCAAGGCTACTCAGTAA
- the pseC gene encoding UDP-4-amino-4,6-dideoxy-N-acetyl-beta-L-altrosamine transaminase: MIPYGKQDISQADIDAVLDVLRSDFLTQGPKVPEFEAKVAGHVGSRHALAVNSATSALHIACLALGLGPGDWLWTSPVTFVASANCGLYCGAKVDFVDIDPKTYNLCPVALAAKLEEAEAEDRLPKIVVAVHLCGQPCDMSQLHKLSQRYGFRIIEDASHAIGGKYKGEFIGSGRFSDITVFSFHPVKIVTTAEGGMALTNDDDLASRMDLLRSHGITRDPNLMTRKSDGPWYYQQIDLGFNYRMTELQAALGVSQMERLNVFVARRHELARRYDELLANLPVTTPWQHPDSYSGLHLYVVRLRLDKINKSHRDVFESLRDQGIGVNLHYIPVHTQPYYEAMGFRSHDFPEAMAYYREAISLPMFQGMTDEQQDQVLRALELALT, encoded by the coding sequence ATGATTCCCTACGGCAAGCAAGACATCAGCCAAGCGGATATTGATGCGGTGCTTGATGTACTGCGGTCAGACTTCCTGACACAGGGACCAAAAGTTCCAGAGTTTGAGGCGAAGGTAGCGGGCCATGTGGGTTCCAGGCATGCTCTGGCAGTGAACAGTGCTACCTCTGCATTACACATTGCTTGCCTGGCGCTAGGGTTGGGGCCTGGTGACTGGCTTTGGACATCGCCCGTTACGTTTGTGGCCTCCGCCAACTGCGGTCTTTACTGTGGTGCCAAGGTCGATTTTGTTGATATCGACCCAAAGACCTACAATCTCTGTCCAGTGGCACTAGCTGCCAAACTGGAAGAAGCTGAGGCGGAAGACCGTTTACCAAAGATCGTTGTCGCGGTTCACCTTTGTGGCCAGCCCTGCGATATGTCGCAGCTACATAAGCTAAGCCAACGCTATGGTTTTCGAATTATTGAGGATGCCTCCCACGCCATCGGCGGCAAATATAAAGGCGAGTTCATCGGCAGTGGCCGCTTCAGCGATATCACGGTCTTCAGCTTTCATCCAGTCAAGATTGTGACCACCGCTGAAGGGGGCATGGCGCTCACCAATGACGACGATCTTGCGAGCCGAATGGACCTTCTTCGCAGCCACGGAATCACCCGGGATCCCAATCTGATGACTCGCAAGTCTGACGGCCCCTGGTATTACCAGCAAATCGATCTGGGCTTTAATTACCGGATGACGGAGTTGCAGGCGGCCCTGGGCGTGAGTCAGATGGAGCGCCTAAATGTTTTTGTGGCTCGCCGCCACGAGTTGGCCAGGCGCTATGATGAATTGCTAGCCAACTTGCCGGTAACAACGCCATGGCAACACCCGGACAGCTATTCAGGCTTGCATCTCTATGTTGTTCGTTTACGTCTGGACAAAATAAATAAATCCCATAGAGACGTATTTGAATCTCTTCGTGATCAGGGTATTGGCGTGAATCTGCACTATATTCCCGTTCATACCCAGCCTTATTATGAGGCTATGGGTTTTAGATCCCATGATTTTCCTGAGGCTATGGCTTACTATCGTGAAGCGATCAGCCTGCCCATGTTTCAGGGGATGACCGATGAGCAGCAGGACCAGGTTTTGAGGGCGTTGGAGCTTGCGCTGACATGA
- the pseB gene encoding UDP-N-acetylglucosamine 4,6-dehydratase (inverting): MLKNSTILVTGGTGSFGHKFIPMTLEKYNPKKIIVFSRDEMKQWEMAKLFQGDDRLRFFIGDVRDRDRLYRALDGVDYVVHAAATKIVPTAEYNPFECVKTNIHGAMNLIDAAIDKGVKGVVALSTDKASSPINLYGATKLASDKLFVAGNSYSGGHETKFSVVRYGNVMGSRGSVIPFFMSIKEKGVLPITDPRMTRFMISLEQGVELVWHAFEDMVGGEIYVKKIPSMKMTDLARVVAPEAKQEVVGIRPGEKLHEQMIGAEDSHFTYEYPEHFKILPNINNWGSCESRIKDGKKVSEGFIYASDNNTEWMTDEDLQAWIDRHNNEIGKI, from the coding sequence ATGTTAAAAAACTCTACTATTCTCGTAACCGGTGGCACCGGCTCTTTCGGTCATAAATTCATACCCATGACTCTGGAAAAATATAATCCCAAGAAAATAATTGTTTTTTCCCGGGACGAAATGAAGCAGTGGGAAATGGCCAAACTGTTTCAAGGGGATGATCGTCTTCGTTTCTTTATCGGAGACGTGCGCGACAGAGATCGCTTGTACCGGGCGCTCGATGGCGTGGACTATGTGGTACATGCTGCAGCTACAAAGATCGTACCCACGGCTGAATACAATCCTTTTGAATGCGTGAAAACGAACATTCACGGCGCCATGAATCTGATTGATGCTGCTATCGATAAGGGCGTGAAAGGTGTGGTTGCTCTTTCAACAGATAAAGCCAGTAGCCCTATAAACTTGTATGGTGCCACCAAGCTGGCCTCCGACAAGCTGTTCGTGGCTGGCAATTCCTATTCCGGGGGGCATGAAACCAAGTTTTCTGTGGTCCGATACGGCAACGTGATGGGGTCCCGAGGCTCAGTAATTCCATTTTTCATGTCGATTAAAGAAAAAGGTGTTCTTCCAATAACCGACCCACGTATGACCCGTTTTATGATCAGCCTCGAGCAGGGTGTGGAACTGGTATGGCATGCCTTTGAGGACATGGTAGGTGGTGAGATATACGTGAAGAAGATTCCGTCCATGAAAATGACGGATTTGGCCCGTGTGGTTGCACCGGAGGCAAAACAGGAAGTCGTCGGTATTCGCCCCGGTGAAAAGCTCCACGAGCAGATGATTGGCGCAGAAGATTCCCATTTCACTTATGAGTATCCAGAACACTTCAAGATTTTGCCCAACATCAATAATTGGGGAAGCTGTGAAAGCCGGATCAAAGATGGCAAGAAGGTGTCAGAAGGGTTTATTTACGCGAGCGACAACAATACTGAGTGGATGACAGACGAGGACCTTCAGGCCTGGATTGACCGCCACAACAATGAAATCGGGAAAATCTGA
- the pseH gene encoding UDP-4-amino-4,6-dideoxy-N-acetyl-beta-L-altrosamine N-acetyltransferase has product MTADSLRPMTEADLEQVLYWRNHPRVRRFMYTTHEIALEEHSKWFSSATCNPAVDLMIYELHGQARGFVNITRTRCPEVADWGFYLAPDAPKGTGRSLGMQALTYAFEELGLHKLCGQALGFNERSIAFHKALGFTEEGCLRDQHFDGHEFHDVVCFGLLEHEWQTKD; this is encoded by the coding sequence ATGACAGCGGACAGTCTTCGTCCCATGACGGAAGCCGATCTTGAGCAGGTATTGTATTGGCGCAATCACCCCAGGGTACGCCGCTTTATGTACACCACTCATGAGATCGCGCTGGAAGAGCATAGTAAGTGGTTTTCCAGTGCCACATGTAACCCAGCCGTCGATCTTATGATTTATGAACTCCACGGACAGGCCAGAGGGTTTGTGAATATAACCCGAACAAGGTGTCCGGAGGTTGCAGACTGGGGGTTTTACCTGGCTCCGGATGCTCCGAAAGGTACTGGTCGGTCTCTGGGTATGCAGGCTTTAACATACGCATTTGAAGAACTCGGCCTCCACAAGCTTTGTGGCCAAGCGCTTGGCTTTAACGAGCGGTCCATTGCTTTTCATAAGGCGCTTGGATTCACCGAAGAGGGCTGTCTGCGAGACCAGCATTTTGATGGCCATGAGTTTCATGATGTTGTGTGTTTTGGCCTCCTAGAGCATGAGTGGCAAACAAAAGATTAG
- a CDS encoding aldo/keto reductase, with protein sequence MKATLLLQARTNSSRLPAKVLLPVGGVPLVVLAARRAGNTGHPVMVVTSREPSDDVLCDVLSKWGINYFRGELENTLKRFVDALEGLSDQHVIVRLTGDNVLPDGEFIDEMLEDFEQKKLAYLGCGGDASGLPYGVSAEIIRARHLREAHQETDSLFDREHVTPWVIAKYGRSNFERYHSLGMTQYRCTVDTLDDYLKVARLFACLDEPENQSLRVLLKTLKTESTDVVTETPASRMVLGTAQFGLNYGIANRTGRPQQKLVNDLVHTAIKNGVQYLDTARAYGDSEQVLGRALTEGWSSRTTVITKLSPLDDCPPEANPDVVRAFVERSVYQSCHKLGVSRLGVLMLHRAAHLTSWGGAAWATVCQLKEKDVIGELGVSVQSPEEALTALEFDAVSVVQLPFNILDYRWESVIAKISDVRMRRRLVVHARSALLQGLLTTEQRELWERARCTNAEQVLDWLREQANYHCRGDIVELCVRFALSQNWIDGIVLGLDTKEQLLDNLKIMGMKPLTQGQLIELEKSRPRVPRKTLDPATWIKADA encoded by the coding sequence ATGAAAGCCACGCTCTTGTTGCAAGCAAGAACCAATTCATCCCGCCTACCGGCAAAGGTTTTACTACCCGTAGGTGGGGTGCCTTTGGTCGTCCTCGCTGCACGTCGCGCTGGAAATACTGGTCATCCAGTAATGGTTGTAACCTCGCGTGAGCCCTCTGATGATGTCTTGTGCGATGTCTTGTCGAAGTGGGGCATCAACTATTTCAGAGGGGAGCTGGAAAACACCCTCAAACGTTTTGTGGATGCTCTTGAGGGTCTCTCCGACCAACATGTAATTGTTCGGCTAACTGGTGACAATGTTCTTCCGGACGGTGAATTTATTGATGAGATGCTCGAAGACTTTGAGCAAAAAAAACTGGCCTATCTCGGTTGCGGCGGGGACGCGTCTGGGTTGCCTTATGGTGTCAGTGCCGAGATTATACGTGCGCGTCATCTCAGAGAAGCCCACCAGGAAACGGACTCTTTGTTTGATCGTGAACATGTCACGCCTTGGGTTATCGCCAAATACGGCCGAAGCAACTTCGAGCGGTACCATTCATTAGGCATGACACAATACCGGTGCACTGTCGACACGCTGGATGATTATTTAAAAGTGGCCCGGTTGTTCGCTTGCTTGGATGAACCGGAAAATCAGTCATTGAGAGTTTTACTTAAAACCTTGAAGACTGAATCCACGGACGTGGTGACGGAAACACCAGCAAGCCGTATGGTCTTGGGAACTGCTCAGTTTGGTCTGAACTACGGAATTGCAAACAGGACCGGGCGCCCACAGCAGAAGTTAGTGAATGATCTGGTTCATACGGCCATTAAAAACGGTGTGCAGTATTTGGATACCGCAAGGGCCTATGGCGACAGCGAACAGGTTTTGGGCAGAGCACTGACTGAAGGCTGGTCCTCCAGAACAACGGTAATCACAAAGCTATCCCCATTGGATGATTGCCCTCCTGAGGCTAACCCTGACGTAGTGAGGGCATTTGTAGAGCGCAGTGTGTATCAATCCTGCCATAAGCTGGGCGTTTCCCGGCTTGGTGTTTTGATGCTACACCGAGCCGCTCACCTAACCTCCTGGGGCGGTGCTGCATGGGCTACGGTGTGCCAGCTTAAAGAAAAGGATGTTATTGGGGAGCTTGGGGTTTCGGTTCAGTCGCCGGAGGAAGCCCTGACTGCCTTGGAATTTGATGCGGTTTCGGTCGTCCAGCTGCCCTTTAACATACTCGATTATCGCTGGGAATCAGTCATTGCGAAAATTTCGGACGTGCGAATGCGTCGCCGCCTCGTTGTTCATGCCCGTAGCGCTCTGTTGCAGGGATTGTTAACCACAGAGCAGCGGGAGTTGTGGGAAAGGGCCAGGTGCACGAATGCAGAGCAAGTACTGGACTGGCTTAGAGAACAGGCGAACTACCACTGCAGGGGGGATATCGTTGAACTTTGTGTGCGTTTTGCGCTCTCGCAGAATTGGATTGATGGCATCGTGTTAGGCCTGGATACGAAAGAACAGTTGTTGGACAACCTCAAGATAATGGGCATGAAACCCTTGACTCAGGGTCAATTAATTGAGCTTGAAAAAAGTCGCCCTCGAGTCCCCAGAAAAACGCTTGACCCCGCCACCTGGATAAAAGCCGATGCGTAA
- a CDS encoding SDR family NAD(P)-dependent oxidoreductase — MRNLQQRFSLESKSVLVTGATGYLGRAMVYGLAELGARVLVNGRNRPRVEEFVEELREAQFAAESAVFDINDEHAVRKWFSKLGSLHGLVNNAYSGGAGSIETASDADFQNSYEVSLVSANRLLREALPNLRSAVNDSGGASVVNIGSMYGMVSPDQRVYAGKSVANPPFYGAAKAALLQWTRYAACEFGIEGIRVNAVSPGPFPSRSVQTSSADFVATLASKVPLGRIGQAEEIQGPLSFLISDASSFVNGSNLVVDGGWTCW; from the coding sequence ATGCGTAATCTGCAGCAGAGATTTTCACTTGAGAGCAAGAGCGTGCTGGTCACTGGGGCAACCGGGTACCTGGGCCGTGCGATGGTTTATGGTCTTGCAGAGTTAGGGGCCCGAGTCCTGGTAAATGGCCGCAATCGGCCTCGAGTTGAAGAGTTCGTCGAAGAATTGCGTGAAGCCCAGTTTGCTGCTGAGTCGGCCGTTTTTGATATCAATGATGAGCACGCTGTTCGTAAATGGTTTAGCAAGCTGGGTTCATTACATGGCTTAGTGAACAATGCCTATTCCGGTGGTGCGGGTTCCATAGAAACAGCTTCGGATGCAGATTTTCAAAACAGCTACGAAGTATCGTTGGTCTCTGCGAACAGGTTGCTACGTGAGGCGCTACCTAATTTGCGCTCGGCCGTCAACGACAGTGGCGGGGCTTCAGTGGTGAATATCGGATCCATGTACGGAATGGTGAGCCCGGATCAGAGGGTTTACGCAGGCAAGAGTGTCGCAAACCCACCTTTCTACGGAGCTGCAAAGGCTGCGTTGTTGCAGTGGACACGTTATGCAGCCTGTGAGTTCGGAATTGAAGGGATACGGGTAAATGCAGTTTCGCCCGGGCCATTTCCTTCAAGATCCGTACAGACGTCCAGCGCCGATTTTGTAGCCACTTTAGCTAGCAAAGTTCCGTTGGGAAGAATTGGCCAGGCAGAGGAAATTCAAGGCCCTTTGTCATTCCTGATTTCGGACGCGTCCAGTTTCGTGAATGGTTCCAATCTGGTTGTTGATGGGGGCTGGACGTGCTGGTAG
- the pseG gene encoding UDP-2,4-diacetamido-2,4,6-trideoxy-beta-L-altropyranose hydrolase translates to MLVAFRADASDHIGTGHVMRCLTLADELTRQEHRCKFICRKHQGHLGDLIASKGYELTMLPAPDAVEVESSDNWNNTYADWLGVPWQQDAKETLEALAPIEADWLVVDHYALDALWEQQVARKAGRVMVIDDLADRQHECALLLDQNLGRGASDYDGLVPEDCLRLIGPEYALLRPEFAPRREFSLKRREQPELKRILISLGGVDRTNMTGQVLEALAETALPGETQLDIIMGASAPYLDEVRQQAAQLSPMATVNVNVGDMAERMCLADLSIGAAGGTSWERCCLGLPAVLVILADNQVPGARALEVAGAALTVTGPEAVQAALPSALAKIGEPGCLQRMSRAAAAITDGKGTAIVVESMVVVGRRTP, encoded by the coding sequence GTGCTGGTAGCGTTCCGCGCCGACGCTTCTGACCATATAGGCACGGGCCACGTCATGCGTTGCCTGACACTGGCCGATGAGCTAACCCGGCAGGAACATCGATGCAAGTTTATCTGCCGAAAACACCAAGGCCACCTCGGTGACTTGATTGCCAGCAAAGGGTACGAGCTCACAATGCTGCCCGCTCCTGACGCCGTTGAGGTGGAATCGTCAGACAATTGGAACAATACTTACGCCGATTGGCTTGGCGTGCCCTGGCAACAAGATGCAAAAGAGACCCTCGAAGCGCTGGCGCCAATAGAAGCAGATTGGCTGGTAGTGGATCACTATGCCCTGGATGCCCTCTGGGAACAGCAAGTTGCCAGGAAGGCAGGCCGGGTTATGGTGATTGATGATCTGGCCGACAGACAGCATGAATGCGCGCTTCTGTTGGATCAGAATCTGGGGCGAGGTGCCTCGGATTACGATGGACTCGTGCCGGAAGACTGCCTGAGATTGATTGGTCCCGAATACGCGCTGCTACGACCGGAGTTCGCGCCACGTCGCGAATTCAGCTTAAAACGGCGCGAGCAACCGGAGTTGAAACGAATTCTGATCTCCCTTGGTGGTGTCGATCGAACCAATATGACCGGTCAGGTTCTGGAAGCTTTAGCCGAAACGGCGCTGCCTGGGGAGACTCAACTGGATATCATTATGGGCGCTTCAGCGCCTTATCTGGATGAAGTTCGGCAACAGGCTGCGCAGTTGTCCCCCATGGCAACGGTGAATGTGAACGTTGGTGATATGGCCGAGCGGATGTGCCTGGCTGATCTCTCTATCGGAGCCGCGGGAGGTACATCCTGGGAGCGTTGTTGCTTGGGGCTCCCTGCGGTGCTGGTGATTTTGGCTGATAACCAGGTACCCGGAGCCAGGGCCCTGGAAGTGGCCGGCGCTGCGTTAACGGTCACTGGTCCCGAAGCAGTCCAGGCTGCTCTGCCTTCCGCCTTGGCCAAAATTGGTGAGCCCGGCTGCCTTCAGCGCATGAGTCGTGCTGCCGCAGCGATAACCGATGGAAAAGGTACCGCCATCGTTGTGGAATCCATGGTGGTTGTTGGCAGGAGAACGCCATGA